From a single Streptomyces misionensis genomic region:
- a CDS encoding ATP-binding protein: protein MEKDEQPGTGGDDSALTAGIRRVLARVDAHAARTGQGRPTAARNGPATALTPAPARTTPLDALVALFGLTPFERDLVLLTAADELDPTTAARCAAAAGDPRRAYPTFSLALAALGEPHWSALTPVAPLRRWRIVELEDETRLTVSRLRLDERVLHFLLDSPYLDARLHGRLRRTTPPDTLPPSYDLAANRLAEGWREDGRGPGAPPVVEVTGGDQRSRAELAATAAARCGLRLYTMSAEDLPTDPAERDRLARLWQREAILLPAALLVEAGDLDRDQRAATEAFLAGAAVPVVVSSEDPLPTGRPHGTRVAVPRLDDDEQLAVWADAFTDVADLADGELRSLVAQFRLPPHVVRSAAAAVSRRLPHEDEADAAELAWRAGLEEARVGMDELGRRIEPRAGWHDLVLHDRQTAVLREIVAHVRQRPTVHQEWGFAATLRRGLGVTALFAGGSGTGKTLAAEVMADELGLDLFVVDLSQVVSKYIGETEKNLRRVFDTAERGGALLLFDEADALFGKRSEVKDSHDRYANLEVSYLLMRMEAYRGLAILTTNMKQALDTAFLRRIRFVVDFPFPAEHERAEIWRRVLPPQAPLKDIDPDLLARLTVAGGSIRNIALSGAFLAAEEGDRLQMRHMLAAARTEYLKLERSLTPAEVRGWV, encoded by the coding sequence ATGGAGAAGGACGAGCAGCCGGGGACCGGGGGCGACGACTCCGCACTGACCGCCGGAATCCGGCGCGTCCTCGCCCGCGTCGACGCGCACGCCGCCCGCACCGGCCAGGGCCGGCCCACCGCGGCGCGGAACGGCCCCGCCACCGCCCTCACCCCCGCACCGGCCCGCACCACCCCGCTCGACGCCCTCGTCGCCCTCTTCGGACTCACCCCCTTCGAACGCGACCTCGTCCTGCTCACCGCCGCCGACGAACTCGACCCCACCACGGCCGCCCGGTGCGCCGCGGCCGCGGGCGACCCCCGGCGCGCGTACCCCACCTTCTCCCTCGCCCTGGCCGCCCTCGGCGAACCGCACTGGAGCGCCCTCACCCCCGTGGCCCCGCTGCGCCGCTGGCGGATCGTGGAACTGGAGGACGAGACCCGGCTGACCGTCTCCCGGCTCCGGCTGGACGAACGCGTCCTGCACTTCCTGCTCGACTCGCCCTATCTCGACGCCCGGCTGCACGGCCGCCTGCGCCGCACCACCCCACCGGACACGCTCCCGCCCTCGTACGACCTGGCCGCGAACCGGCTCGCCGAAGGCTGGCGGGAGGACGGCCGGGGCCCCGGCGCGCCACCCGTGGTCGAGGTGACCGGCGGCGACCAGCGCAGCCGCGCCGAGCTCGCGGCCACCGCGGCCGCCCGCTGCGGACTGCGGCTGTACACCATGAGCGCCGAGGACCTGCCGACCGACCCCGCCGAGCGCGACCGCCTGGCCCGGCTGTGGCAGCGGGAGGCGATCCTGCTGCCCGCCGCGCTGCTGGTGGAGGCCGGCGACCTGGACCGCGACCAGCGCGCCGCCACCGAGGCGTTCCTCGCCGGGGCCGCCGTCCCCGTCGTCGTCTCCAGCGAGGACCCGCTGCCCACCGGGCGCCCGCACGGCACCCGGGTGGCCGTACCGCGCCTGGACGACGACGAACAACTGGCCGTCTGGGCCGACGCGTTCACGGACGTCGCCGATCTCGCCGACGGTGAACTGCGCTCCCTCGTCGCCCAGTTCCGGCTGCCGCCGCACGTCGTCCGCTCCGCCGCGGCCGCCGTGAGCCGCCGACTGCCCCACGAGGACGAGGCCGACGCCGCCGAACTCGCCTGGCGGGCCGGGCTGGAGGAGGCCCGTGTCGGCATGGACGAACTGGGCCGCCGGATAGAACCCCGGGCCGGCTGGCACGACCTCGTGCTGCACGACCGGCAGACCGCCGTGCTCCGCGAGATCGTCGCGCATGTGCGGCAGCGGCCGACTGTCCACCAGGAATGGGGATTCGCCGCGACCCTGCGCCGGGGGCTCGGCGTCACCGCGCTGTTCGCCGGCGGCTCCGGCACGGGCAAGACCCTCGCCGCCGAGGTGATGGCCGACGAACTCGGCCTGGACCTGTTCGTCGTGGACCTCTCCCAGGTGGTCAGCAAGTACATCGGCGAGACCGAGAAGAACCTGCGCCGCGTCTTCGACACCGCCGAACGCGGCGGCGCGCTCCTGCTGTTCGACGAGGCCGACGCCCTGTTCGGCAAGCGCAGCGAGGTCAAGGACAGCCACGACCGGTACGCCAACCTGGAGGTCAGCTACCTGCTGATGCGGATGGAGGCCTACCGGGGCCTCGCCATCCTCACCACCAACATGAAGCAGGCCCTCGACACGGCCTTCCTTCGCCGCATCCGCTTCGTGGTCGACTTCCCCTTCCCGGCCGAGCACGAACGCGCCGAGATCTGGCGCCGGGTGCTGCCACCGCAGGCCCCGCTCAAGGACATCGACCCGGACCTGCTGGCCCGGCTCACCGTCGCCGGCGGCTCCATCCGCAACATCGCCCTGTCCGGGGCGTTCCTCGCCGCCGAGGAGGGCGACCGGCTGCAGATGCGGCACATGCTCGCCGCCGCCCGCACCGAATACCTCAAGCTGGAGCGCTCACTGACCCCCGCGGAGGTGCGCGGATGGGTGTGA
- a CDS encoding DUF4255 domain-containing protein: MSNALAIAHVSQALALLIESHLQPEIDMAVKVEPRKPPAEPPAEPTISVFLYQVTPNSSRRNDDLPTRAPDGTLVRRASAALDLNYVISAYGDETELVGQRLLGSVVRTLHEIPVLPKDVIELAGEKPYLAGSNLAESAQRVRFTPNVMDIDETSKLWGMLYQTPYALSVVYQASLVLIDGRQTPTPARPVERPEVRVLPFGAPVPPGPGTEGAPRRDGAGAADPAPAQQTKASAESAAERPAKAPAKAPAKALAKAPARARKSTSRAAKAAQPPARRTNRDADGTEHTDDDN, from the coding sequence ATGAGCAACGCACTCGCCATCGCCCACGTCAGCCAGGCCCTCGCCCTGCTGATCGAATCCCACCTCCAGCCGGAGATCGACATGGCGGTGAAGGTGGAGCCGCGCAAGCCGCCCGCCGAACCGCCCGCCGAACCCACCATCTCCGTCTTCCTCTACCAGGTGACCCCGAACTCCTCGCGGCGCAACGACGACCTGCCCACCCGCGCCCCCGACGGCACGCTGGTGCGCCGGGCGAGCGCGGCGCTCGACCTCAACTACGTGATCAGCGCGTACGGCGACGAGACCGAACTGGTCGGGCAGCGCCTCCTCGGCTCGGTCGTGCGCACCCTGCACGAGATCCCGGTCCTGCCCAAGGACGTCATCGAACTCGCGGGCGAGAAGCCCTACTTGGCGGGCAGCAACCTCGCGGAGTCGGCCCAGCGGGTGCGGTTCACACCGAACGTGATGGACATCGACGAGACGTCGAAGCTGTGGGGGATGCTCTACCAGACCCCCTACGCCCTCTCCGTCGTCTACCAGGCCTCCCTGGTCCTCATCGACGGCCGCCAGACGCCGACACCGGCCAGGCCGGTCGAGCGGCCGGAGGTACGTGTGCTGCCGTTCGGCGCGCCGGTCCCCCCGGGGCCGGGGACGGAAGGGGCCCCCAGGCGGGACGGGGCCGGAGCGGCGGACCCCGCGCCGGCGCAGCAGACCAAGGCGTCTGCCGAGTCCGCTGCCGAGCGCCCGGCGAAGGCCCCGGCCAAGGCCCCCGCGAAAGCCCTCGCCAAGGCACCGGCGCGCGCCCGCAAGAGCACGTCCCGAGCGGCCAAGGCGGCGCAGCCACCCGCGCGCAGGACGAACCGCGACGCGGACGGCACCGAGCACACCGACGACGACAACTGA